One window from the genome of Mycolicibacterium gadium encodes:
- a CDS encoding glycoside hydrolase family 38 N-terminal domain-containing protein, translating to MHVISAESTELFTGPSHAPQQLVRVAYSDGGGNVRIEGDGLTGRAQAGPGEGISEVPVVVTNPTIGEQRDARVIAGDSITGFVFTVAEPGWTMHMISHFHYDPVWWNTQAAYTSVWTEDPPGRCRQTNGFDLVRAHLEMARREPEYKFVLAEVDYLKPFWDTHPEERADLRRFIADGRVEIMGGTYNEPNTNLTSPETTIRNFVHGIGFQRDILGADPATAWQLDAFGHDPQFPGMAADAGLTSSSWARGPHHQWGPMAGGGDPERMQFNSEFEWIAPSGRGLLTHYMPAHYAAGWWMDSAATLDEAEAATYELFTGLKKVALTRNVLLPVGTDYTPPNKWVTEIHRDWNARYTWPKFMCALPNEFFAAVRDELTERGVDASPQTRDMNPIYTGCHVSYIDTKQANRATEEAVLDAEKFAVFAGLLGGATYPDATLAKAWVQLVYGAHHDAITGSESDQVYLDLLTGWRDAWDLGTTIRDNALALLSRAVDGSVVVWNALAHKRSDIVTARFDEPVGPGVQVLDSDGGELPVHVEHGGRVVRWLARDVPSLGWQSYRVTPGSASDEWNPLDGNEISNGHYRLRVDPDRGGGVISLVEAASGRELIADGKVGNELAVYDEYPAHPEAGEGPWHLLPKGPVVCSSAGRAEVQAYRGPLGERLIVTGRIGDLLRYKQTVTLWRDVARVECSTTVDDFTGEDRLLRLRWPCPVPGALPVSEVGDAVIGRGFGLLHDRGEESAVDAAVHPWTLDNPAYGWFGLSSAVRIRVGDGVRAISVAEVVCPTESASSSLARPLMVALARAGVTATCSGADRPRYGDLGVDSNLPDARIALGGPDENAFTAAVLADADAVYREELERQLQANGRARVWVPATAPLADHWVPGADLRPVRALPVLVVAGSELEVAVESVVEDLADFEIAVDQNAPAGLQPFEARTVAVLNRGMPGFAVDSDGTLHTSLMRSCSGWPSGTWIDPPRRTAPDGSNFQLQHWTHTFEYAVVSGDGDWRDAAIPARSAEFSRPPLVVTESTSAAGGLPSWGSLLEIEPAGIVQLGALKAAGNPVAAGSGGQVHPADGVAVRLVETSGAATQVEVRSGLRRVSASARVDLLEQPRVQQLSSEELALHGFEIATILTRLNLPKVLDADHTVLGPDAEAAQPLYARYWLHNRGPAPLGGLPAVAHLHPQHIAVEPNSDGQLRLTIASDCSDTVLHGHVRLLCPDGWTTDPHLLPFMLPPGEHLATDVVVSAPPAVPPGLYPIRAELALTGNHVSMPPSWRQMVEDVCVVSVAAPTEDRLLRIVADPQPVDIKAGERATLTVGVATDSYADLAVEAHLISPWGTWGWIGPGATGVEVAARGTVELSFDVTPPVWVEPGEWWALIRVASAGQLLYTPAVQVRVR from the coding sequence GTGCACGTGATCTCCGCGGAGTCGACGGAGCTCTTCACAGGGCCGTCGCATGCGCCGCAGCAACTGGTGCGGGTCGCCTACAGCGATGGCGGCGGGAACGTACGCATCGAAGGCGACGGTTTGACCGGACGCGCGCAGGCCGGTCCCGGCGAAGGCATCAGCGAGGTTCCCGTCGTGGTGACCAATCCGACCATCGGCGAGCAGCGCGACGCGCGGGTGATCGCCGGGGACAGCATCACCGGGTTCGTGTTCACCGTCGCCGAGCCCGGCTGGACGATGCACATGATCAGCCACTTCCACTACGACCCGGTGTGGTGGAACACCCAGGCGGCCTATACCAGCGTGTGGACCGAAGACCCGCCCGGGCGCTGCCGGCAGACCAACGGTTTCGACCTCGTACGAGCACATCTCGAGATGGCACGCCGCGAACCCGAATACAAATTCGTGCTCGCCGAGGTCGACTACCTCAAGCCGTTCTGGGACACCCACCCCGAGGAGCGTGCCGACCTGCGCAGGTTCATCGCGGACGGCCGGGTCGAGATCATGGGCGGCACCTACAACGAACCCAACACGAATCTGACCAGTCCCGAGACGACCATCCGGAACTTCGTGCACGGCATCGGTTTTCAGCGCGACATCCTCGGCGCCGACCCGGCCACCGCGTGGCAGCTCGACGCGTTCGGACACGACCCCCAGTTTCCGGGCATGGCCGCCGACGCGGGGCTGACCTCCAGTTCGTGGGCTCGCGGGCCGCATCACCAGTGGGGTCCGATGGCAGGCGGCGGCGACCCCGAGCGCATGCAGTTCAACAGCGAGTTCGAGTGGATCGCTCCGTCGGGGCGCGGACTGCTCACCCACTACATGCCCGCGCACTACGCCGCGGGGTGGTGGATGGATTCGGCGGCGACGCTCGACGAGGCTGAGGCCGCAACGTACGAGCTGTTCACGGGTCTGAAGAAGGTGGCGCTCACGCGCAACGTGCTGCTGCCCGTCGGCACCGACTACACGCCGCCGAACAAGTGGGTCACCGAGATCCACCGGGACTGGAATGCGCGCTACACGTGGCCGAAGTTCATGTGCGCGTTGCCCAACGAGTTCTTCGCCGCGGTGCGCGACGAGCTCACGGAGCGCGGGGTCGACGCGTCACCGCAGACGCGCGACATGAACCCGATCTACACCGGCTGCCATGTCTCCTACATCGACACCAAACAGGCCAACCGGGCGACCGAGGAGGCGGTGCTCGACGCCGAGAAGTTCGCGGTGTTCGCCGGTCTGCTCGGCGGTGCGACGTACCCGGACGCAACCCTGGCCAAGGCGTGGGTGCAGCTCGTCTACGGCGCCCACCACGATGCGATCACCGGCTCGGAATCCGACCAGGTCTATCTCGACCTGCTGACGGGGTGGCGCGACGCGTGGGACCTCGGTACGACGATCCGCGACAATGCGCTGGCCCTGCTGTCCCGCGCCGTTGACGGAAGCGTGGTCGTCTGGAACGCGCTGGCGCACAAACGCAGTGACATCGTGACGGCCCGGTTCGACGAGCCCGTCGGTCCCGGTGTTCAGGTGCTCGACTCCGACGGCGGCGAGCTGCCCGTCCACGTCGAACACGGGGGACGGGTCGTCCGTTGGCTCGCGCGCGACGTGCCGTCGCTAGGCTGGCAGTCCTACCGGGTGACACCGGGATCGGCCTCCGATGAATGGAATCCGTTGGACGGCAACGAGATCAGCAACGGCCACTATCGCCTTCGCGTCGATCCCGACCGCGGCGGTGGGGTGATCTCGCTGGTCGAGGCCGCCTCCGGCCGCGAGTTGATCGCCGACGGGAAGGTCGGCAACGAACTGGCCGTCTACGACGAATACCCCGCGCATCCGGAGGCCGGCGAAGGCCCATGGCATCTGTTGCCGAAGGGACCCGTCGTCTGCTCGTCGGCGGGCCGAGCCGAGGTCCAGGCATACCGCGGCCCTCTCGGTGAGCGGCTGATCGTCACCGGCCGCATCGGAGACCTGCTGCGCTACAAGCAGACAGTGACGTTGTGGCGCGATGTCGCGCGGGTCGAGTGCAGCACCACCGTCGACGACTTCACCGGCGAAGACCGCCTGCTGCGGCTGCGCTGGCCCTGTCCGGTGCCGGGCGCGCTGCCGGTCAGCGAGGTCGGAGATGCGGTCATCGGGCGCGGGTTCGGCCTGCTGCACGACAGGGGCGAGGAATCGGCCGTCGACGCCGCTGTACATCCGTGGACTCTGGACAACCCGGCGTACGGCTGGTTCGGCCTGTCGTCCGCCGTGCGGATCCGGGTCGGTGACGGTGTGCGCGCGATATCGGTGGCCGAGGTCGTGTGCCCGACGGAGTCGGCGTCCTCATCGCTGGCCCGCCCGTTGATGGTCGCGCTCGCACGCGCCGGTGTCACCGCGACATGCAGCGGCGCCGACCGCCCGCGCTACGGCGACCTCGGCGTGGACTCCAACCTGCCGGATGCCCGCATCGCGCTCGGCGGACCCGACGAGAATGCCTTCACTGCAGCGGTTTTGGCCGATGCCGACGCGGTCTACCGCGAAGAGCTGGAGCGCCAGTTGCAGGCGAACGGCCGGGCCAGAGTATGGGTGCCCGCCACCGCGCCGCTTGCCGACCACTGGGTGCCGGGCGCGGATCTGCGTCCGGTGCGGGCGCTGCCGGTGCTCGTCGTCGCCGGGTCGGAACTCGAGGTCGCCGTGGAGTCGGTCGTCGAGGACCTCGCCGACTTCGAGATCGCCGTCGACCAGAACGCGCCCGCCGGCCTGCAACCGTTCGAGGCGCGTACCGTCGCGGTGCTCAACCGCGGAATGCCCGGATTCGCCGTCGATTCGGACGGCACACTGCACACGTCGCTGATGCGCTCGTGTTCCGGTTGGCCGTCGGGAACCTGGATCGACCCGCCGCGGCGCACCGCACCCGACGGGTCCAACTTCCAGCTCCAGCACTGGACGCACACGTTCGAGTACGCGGTGGTCTCCGGCGACGGTGACTGGCGCGACGCCGCGATCCCGGCCCGCAGCGCGGAGTTCTCCCGTCCACCGCTGGTGGTAACCGAGAGCACCAGCGCCGCAGGCGGTTTGCCGTCGTGGGGCTCGCTGTTGGAGATCGAACCCGCGGGCATCGTGCAGCTCGGAGCATTGAAGGCGGCGGGCAACCCGGTGGCAGCGGGCAGCGGCGGGCAGGTCCATCCCGCCGACGGAGTCGCGGTGCGTCTGGTCGAAACCTCCGGTGCCGCAACCCAGGTCGAAGTGCGTTCGGGCCTGCGCCGAGTCTCGGCGTCCGCCCGCGTCGACCTTCTCGAACAGCCCAGGGTCCAGCAGCTCTCTTCGGAGGAACTCGCCCTGCACGGATTCGAGATCGCCACCATCCTGACCCGGCTGAACCTGCCGAAGGTCCTGGACGCAGACCACACGGTGCTGGGGCCCGACGCCGAGGCCGCGCAACCGCTGTACGCACGGTACTGGCTGCACAACCGTGGGCCCGCGCCGCTCGGCGGCCTGCCCGCCGTCGCGCACCTGCACCCGCAGCACATCGCTGTCGAGCCGAATTCCGATGGGCAGCTGCGACTTACGATCGCCAGCGACTGCAGCGACACGGTGCTGCACGGCCACGTGCGGCTGCTGTGCCCGGACGGCTGGACGACCGATCCACACCTGCTGCCGTTCATGCTGCCGCCGGGTGAGCACCTCGCGACCGATGTGGTCGTGAGCGCGCCGCCCGCCGTGCCACCCGGGCTGTATCCGATCAGGGCGGAACTCGCACTCACCGGCAACCACGTATCGATGCCGCCGTCGTGGCGCCAGATGGTCGAGGACGTCTGCGTTGTATCCGTGGCCGCACCAACCGAGGACCGACTGCTGCGGATCGTGGCCGACCCGCAGCCCGTCGACATCAAGGCCGGCGAACGCGCCACGCTGACCGTCGGCGTCGCCACCGACTCGTATGCAGACCTCGCCGTCGAAGCGCACCTGATCAGCCCGTGGGGAACGTGGGGGTGGATCGGCCCCGGCGCGACGGGGGTCGAAGTGGCGGCCCGTGGCACGGTCGAACTCAGCTTCGACGTGACGCCACCGGTGTGGGTGGAACCCGGCGAATGGTGGGCGCTGATCCGGGTCGCGTCTGCCGGTCAGCTGCTGTACACGCCCGCGGTGCAGGTGAGGGTCCGATGA
- a CDS encoding endonuclease/exonuclease/phosphatase family protein, translated as MRMATFNILHGRSVHDGLVHRDRLVDAIREIDPDILALQEVDLDQPRSGMADLTAVAAMAMEATSHRFVAAIAGTPGATWMAATGREQPGTAAYGIALLSRYPADAWQVVRLPRIPMKFPMYLRGPNRVQVVKEEPRAAVLARLDTPVGPLTVANTHLSFVPGWNRRQLRLLMRDLHGFPGPHVLMGDLNMVPAKVARLSQLRALGEAPTFPADAPETQLDHILTDDDGLRVERCVAPRLSISDHRALVIDISRH; from the coding sequence ATGCGGATGGCCACCTTCAACATCCTGCACGGCCGCAGCGTTCACGATGGGCTGGTGCACCGCGATCGGCTCGTCGACGCGATCCGGGAAATCGATCCCGACATCCTCGCCCTCCAGGAGGTCGACCTCGACCAGCCCCGTTCCGGAATGGCCGATCTGACGGCCGTCGCCGCCATGGCCATGGAGGCGACGAGCCATCGCTTCGTCGCCGCGATCGCGGGTACGCCCGGCGCAACGTGGATGGCCGCGACGGGTCGCGAGCAGCCCGGCACCGCCGCCTACGGCATCGCGCTGCTGTCGCGCTATCCCGCCGACGCCTGGCAAGTGGTTCGGTTGCCGCGGATCCCGATGAAGTTCCCGATGTACCTGCGGGGACCCAACCGCGTTCAGGTGGTCAAAGAGGAGCCCAGGGCGGCGGTCCTCGCCCGGCTCGACACCCCCGTCGGCCCGCTCACCGTCGCTAACACCCATCTGTCGTTCGTCCCCGGCTGGAATCGACGGCAGCTGCGCCTACTCATGCGCGACCTGCACGGCTTCCCGGGCCCACACGTGCTGATGGGCGATCTGAACATGGTGCCGGCGAAAGTCGCGCGGTTGAGCCAGCTGCGCGCGCTCGGCGAAGCACCGACGTTCCCGGCCGACGCGCCCGAAACACAACTCGACCACATCCTGACCGACGACGACGGGCTGCGCGTCGAGCGCTGCGTTGCGCCAAGGCTGTCAATCTCGGATCACCGTGCGCTCGTCATCGACATATCGAGGCACTGA
- a CDS encoding nucleotidyltransferase produces the protein MPARNDDLRDALKRAASALRAQGPDFALAGSYALWVFGGPEPVHDVDFVVAELDTEKAAATLKDAGFNIERTPEDWLFKACVGDDFVIDVLHRLNGVPVEPRAIEDAEEHDVLAVRMRVLAPTNVLTEKLNALNEHNCDFAALIPGVRAVREQLDWDRLRIATKDNDFASAFLFLADRLELTS, from the coding sequence GTGCCCGCACGAAATGACGACCTGCGCGACGCACTGAAACGTGCCGCATCGGCCCTGCGCGCCCAGGGCCCCGATTTCGCGCTGGCAGGCAGCTATGCGCTGTGGGTGTTCGGCGGTCCCGAACCCGTGCACGACGTGGACTTCGTCGTCGCCGAGCTGGACACCGAGAAGGCGGCCGCGACGCTGAAGGACGCCGGTTTCAACATCGAGCGAACGCCTGAGGACTGGCTGTTCAAGGCGTGCGTCGGCGACGATTTCGTCATCGACGTGCTGCACCGTCTCAACGGTGTGCCGGTCGAGCCGCGAGCGATCGAGGATGCGGAGGAGCACGACGTGTTGGCGGTCAGGATGCGGGTGCTCGCGCCGACCAACGTCCTCACCGAGAAACTCAACGCCCTGAACGAGCACAATTGCGATTTCGCGGCGCTGATACCTGGCGTGCGCGCGGTCCGCGAACAGCTCGACTGGGACCGTCTGCGCATCGCGACGAAGGACAACGACTTCGCATCGGCCTTCCTGTTTCTTGCCGATCGCCTCGAACTCACGTCTTGA
- a CDS encoding MerR family transcriptional regulator, with the protein MRSGLTIGDFATLTRLSVRTLRRYHAAGLLEPDTVDPSTGYRYYTPEQIPTAQVIYQLRQLDVPLAEVESILSAGDPQQRAEVIAAHLRRLEAELDRTQAAVVSLRRLLRPDADEFDVELKSAPARTVVAINGHVQLDDSLEWYDAAMAELDAEFSSAERTGPPGGYYANELFTDGAGEMTVYRPVRAPRPSGRIGVVELPAAELAVTVHPGPHDDINVTYGRLGTWVVTHALAVDGPIHEVYTVAPRDTADPAQWRTEIGWPVFRLAQS; encoded by the coding sequence ATGCGCTCCGGCCTGACCATCGGGGACTTCGCCACGTTGACGCGCTTGTCCGTGCGGACGTTGCGGCGCTACCACGCGGCCGGACTCCTGGAGCCGGACACCGTCGACCCGTCGACCGGCTACCGGTATTACACGCCCGAGCAGATCCCGACCGCGCAGGTGATCTACCAGCTTCGGCAGCTCGACGTGCCCCTGGCCGAGGTCGAGTCCATCCTTTCCGCAGGCGATCCGCAGCAGCGCGCCGAGGTGATCGCGGCTCATCTGCGCCGCCTCGAAGCCGAGCTGGACCGCACCCAGGCGGCCGTGGTGTCGCTGCGCCGGTTGCTGCGCCCCGATGCCGACGAATTCGATGTCGAGCTGAAATCTGCCCCGGCGCGCACCGTCGTTGCCATCAACGGTCATGTGCAGCTTGATGATTCGTTGGAATGGTACGACGCCGCGATGGCCGAATTGGATGCGGAGTTTTCGTCCGCGGAGCGGACGGGACCGCCCGGCGGGTATTACGCCAACGAACTGTTCACCGACGGCGCCGGAGAGATGACCGTGTACCGGCCGGTTCGAGCACCCCGTCCATCCGGCCGGATCGGGGTCGTCGAGCTGCCCGCCGCCGAACTCGCTGTCACGGTTCATCCGGGTCCACACGACGACATCAATGTCACCTACGGTCGCCTCGGGACCTGGGTGGTCACGCACGCGCTGGCGGTGGACGGCCCCATTCACGAGGTCTACACGGTGGCGCCACGTGACACTGCGGACCCGGCACAGTGGCGTACCGAGATCGGGTGGCCGGTATTTCGTCTCGCCCAGAGCTAG
- a CDS encoding oxidoreductase gives MSKTWFITGGTPGGFGMAFAEAALEIGDNVVLTARRPDELRSWTEKYTERAFVVPLDVTDAGQVREAVRAAESHFGGIDVLVNNAGRGWYGSIEGMDEAAVRAMFDLNLFGMLSVIRAVLPGMRARGSGWIVNISSVAGLLGAIGFGYYSATKFAVEAVTEVLREEVAPQGINVMAVEPGGFRTRAYAGFVDEPITETIAEYRPMLEQVRQEFIDQDGAQPGDPMRGARAVIAAMAQDEPPRRLVLGSEAFDGVVAALEQNLADIRSSETLSRGADFPR, from the coding sequence ATGTCGAAGACATGGTTCATCACCGGCGGCACCCCGGGCGGGTTCGGCATGGCCTTCGCCGAAGCTGCGCTCGAGATCGGCGACAACGTCGTGCTCACCGCACGTCGGCCTGACGAATTGCGTTCGTGGACCGAGAAGTACACCGAACGCGCATTCGTCGTGCCCCTCGACGTGACCGACGCCGGGCAGGTCCGGGAGGCAGTGCGCGCGGCCGAGTCACACTTCGGCGGCATCGACGTGCTGGTCAACAACGCCGGCCGCGGCTGGTACGGATCAATCGAGGGTATGGACGAGGCCGCAGTGCGGGCGATGTTCGACCTGAACCTCTTCGGCATGCTTTCGGTCATCCGAGCGGTGCTGCCGGGTATGCGTGCCCGCGGCAGCGGGTGGATCGTCAACATATCGTCGGTGGCGGGCCTGCTTGGGGCGATCGGGTTCGGCTACTACAGCGCCACCAAATTCGCCGTCGAAGCTGTCACCGAAGTGCTTCGAGAAGAGGTTGCGCCGCAGGGCATTAACGTGATGGCCGTCGAGCCCGGGGGGTTTCGCACGCGGGCCTATGCCGGCTTCGTCGACGAACCGATCACCGAAACCATCGCCGAGTACCGGCCCATGTTGGAGCAGGTACGCCAAGAGTTCATCGACCAGGACGGCGCGCAGCCCGGCGACCCGATGCGGGGAGCACGTGCGGTGATCGCCGCGATGGCCCAGGACGAGCCGCCCCGGCGGCTGGTGCTCGGCAGCGAAGCGTTCGACGGTGTGGTGGCCGCGCTGGAGCAGAATCTGGCCGACATCCGGTCGAGCGAAACACTCTCGCGCGGAGCCGATTTCCCCCGCTAG
- a CDS encoding nuclear transport factor 2 family protein, whose protein sequence is MTTDKQQTPTSWDELSATITTYLTAHEARDVTTAISTFTADAVVTDEGQTYRGIDEIRFTTDRALISRLVIEP, encoded by the coding sequence ATGACAACCGACAAGCAACAGACACCGACGTCGTGGGACGAGTTATCTGCGACCATCACCACCTACCTGACCGCGCACGAGGCGCGGGACGTGACCACGGCCATCAGCACCTTCACCGCTGACGCGGTCGTGACCGACGAGGGCCAGACCTACCGCGGCATCGACGAAATCCGGTTCACCACGGACCGTGCACTGATCAGCCGACTGGTGATCGAGCCCTGA
- a CDS encoding type II toxin-antitoxin system VapC family toxin — protein MTRSADFAMTSNADRWACDTSVAIAALDPNHEAHLVCRRALVELRPALAGHAVFETYSVLTRLPVPLRLSAGQAESVLAMAFPDECWLDTIGTRDLRERLARLDIVGGSVYDALVGHAAATNHRALLTRDRRAERTYRSLDVEYRFLD, from the coding sequence ATGACGAGATCCGCCGACTTCGCGATGACATCCAACGCTGATCGTTGGGCCTGCGACACCAGCGTCGCCATCGCCGCACTCGATCCGAACCACGAAGCGCATCTAGTTTGTCGTCGCGCCCTAGTTGAGCTGCGTCCCGCGCTCGCAGGGCATGCTGTGTTCGAGACGTATTCGGTGCTGACCCGATTACCCGTGCCACTGCGCCTGAGCGCTGGCCAAGCGGAATCGGTATTGGCCATGGCGTTTCCGGACGAGTGTTGGCTCGACACCATCGGGACGCGCGACCTGCGCGAGCGGCTTGCACGGCTCGACATCGTCGGGGGATCGGTCTACGACGCCCTCGTTGGACACGCCGCCGCCACGAATCACCGGGCACTACTCACCCGTGACCGTAGGGCTGAGCGCACTTATCGCTCACTCGACGTCGAGTACCGGTTCCTGGACTGA
- a CDS encoding AbrB/MazE/SpoVT family DNA-binding domain-containing protein: MRVTVDRVGRVVIPKALRVALGITPDTELELIPDGSGLRIEPVRRHQRAIATSDGLPILGSVEGVVLTDDEIRRLRDDIQR; this comes from the coding sequence ATGCGTGTGACAGTGGACCGAGTGGGGCGGGTGGTGATTCCGAAAGCTCTGCGCGTTGCGCTGGGAATCACACCGGACACAGAGCTCGAACTCATTCCAGACGGGTCCGGTCTGCGGATCGAGCCCGTCCGTCGGCATCAACGCGCGATCGCTACCAGCGACGGGCTGCCGATACTCGGCAGCGTCGAGGGCGTCGTGCTGACTGATGACGAGATCCGCCGACTTCGCGATGACATCCAACGCTGA
- a CDS encoding helix-turn-helix transcriptional regulator produces MAETTSRVLQLLGLLQSRRVWTGEELAERLGVTTRSVRRDVDRLRDLGYPVHASKGHGGGYQLGAGAALPPLLLDPDEAVAMAVCLRLAAGGTVAGVGESALRALSKLDQVMPSRLRSQVAAVHDATVTLTSPSSTEAVEPDVLMTLARACRDREHVSCGYVDIRGNATQRRLEPYQLVTTGRRWYLLAYDRDKQDWRSLRLDRMADVRALGSTFLARDAPDAASYVQKSISSSPYRYVARVRFHAPEEALAQHFSPASVSIETDGPDACIVTTGADDPERMIFYFATVGHDFEVLEPPEVVRAVDVVAQRLRRAAGQSF; encoded by the coding sequence ATGGCGGAAACGACCAGCAGGGTGCTGCAGCTTCTCGGGCTGCTGCAGTCGCGGCGGGTATGGACAGGCGAAGAACTCGCCGAGCGACTCGGCGTGACGACCCGCAGCGTCCGCCGCGACGTCGACCGACTGCGTGACCTGGGCTATCCGGTGCACGCCAGCAAGGGCCACGGCGGGGGCTATCAGCTGGGCGCGGGCGCCGCATTGCCTCCGTTGCTGCTCGATCCCGACGAGGCCGTCGCGATGGCCGTATGCCTGCGGCTCGCGGCGGGCGGCACGGTTGCCGGCGTCGGCGAGTCCGCCCTGCGGGCGCTGAGCAAGCTCGATCAGGTGATGCCGTCGCGGCTGCGGTCTCAGGTGGCCGCGGTGCACGACGCCACCGTCACGCTGACCTCGCCATCATCCACCGAGGCCGTCGAACCCGACGTCCTGATGACGCTGGCGCGGGCCTGCCGCGATCGAGAGCACGTGAGCTGCGGCTACGTCGACATTCGCGGCAATGCGACCCAACGACGACTGGAGCCGTACCAGCTGGTGACGACCGGCAGGCGCTGGTACCTGCTGGCCTACGACCGCGACAAGCAGGACTGGCGCAGCCTGCGACTGGACCGGATGGCCGACGTCCGCGCGCTCGGCAGCACGTTCCTCGCCCGCGACGCACCGGATGCGGCGTCGTATGTTCAGAAGTCGATCAGCAGCTCGCCGTACCGCTACGTGGCGCGGGTTCGCTTCCACGCACCAGAAGAAGCACTGGCGCAACACTTTTCACCTGCCTCGGTGAGCATCGAAACCGACGGCCCCGACGCTTGCATCGTCACCACCGGCGCCGACGACCCCGAACGGATGATCTTCTACTTCGCCACCGTCGGCCACGACTTCGAAGTCCTCGAACCGCCCGAGGTGGTCCGCGCGGTCGATGTCGTCGCGCAACGACTGCGCCGCGCCGCGGGGCAATCGTTCTAG
- a CDS encoding DinB family protein, protein MTMTTNMTEELAFQLDFHWTQALRPRLEGLTDDEYFWQPVPDCWTVHPDGGVDFAYPAPEPAPFTTIAWRLAHVIVGVFAVRNHSHFGAPEASYETWSYATDAAAALGQLDEQYRVWTEGVRGLSEDDLWRPCGPAEGPYADYPMATLILHINREVIHHGAEIACIRDLYVHTTEKGK, encoded by the coding sequence ATGACCATGACGACGAACATGACCGAGGAGTTGGCGTTTCAGCTCGACTTCCACTGGACGCAAGCACTGCGTCCGCGGTTGGAGGGGCTGACCGATGACGAGTACTTCTGGCAGCCGGTGCCGGACTGCTGGACCGTGCACCCGGATGGCGGCGTGGACTTCGCGTATCCCGCACCCGAGCCGGCGCCGTTCACGACGATCGCCTGGCGGCTCGCGCACGTGATCGTCGGCGTCTTCGCCGTGCGCAATCACAGCCACTTCGGCGCGCCCGAGGCGAGCTACGAGACCTGGTCGTACGCCACCGACGCCGCAGCGGCGCTCGGTCAGCTCGACGAGCAGTATCGAGTGTGGACCGAAGGTGTGCGGGGGCTGTCCGAGGATGACCTGTGGCGGCCGTGTGGTCCCGCGGAAGGGCCGTACGCCGACTATCCGATGGCCACGCTTATTCTGCACATCAACCGCGAGGTCATTCACCACGGCGCCGAAATTGCTTGCATCCGAGACCTTTACGTCCACACGACCGAGAAGGGAAAGTAG
- a CDS encoding DinB family protein, with protein MPGMPPPAADERQTLIEFLRFNQDAFFSTAYGLTDEQARSTPSVSALSIGGLIKHAANVQKGWVDRASAAPEMPPRDDRPIEELMAEYADQYVMREDETLADLLGELATQNAETLRVFGQVDLDTPVPVPHEVPWFPHDIDNWTVRWVAMHLIEELARHAGHADIIRESIDNATMYELMAANEGWPETDFIKRWRPRQDAAT; from the coding sequence ATGCCGGGAATGCCCCCACCAGCCGCCGACGAACGACAGACTTTGATCGAGTTCTTGCGTTTCAACCAGGACGCGTTCTTCTCGACGGCCTACGGCTTGACCGATGAGCAGGCGCGATCGACGCCGTCGGTCAGCGCGCTTTCGATCGGCGGACTGATCAAGCACGCCGCGAACGTTCAGAAGGGTTGGGTAGATCGAGCGTCCGCGGCGCCCGAGATGCCACCGCGCGACGATCGCCCAATCGAAGAACTCATGGCGGAGTATGCCGATCAGTACGTGATGCGCGAAGACGAAACTCTGGCCGACCTGCTCGGCGAGCTGGCCACGCAGAACGCCGAAACGCTACGCGTCTTCGGCCAAGTCGACCTCGACACGCCGGTGCCCGTCCCGCACGAAGTGCCGTGGTTTCCGCACGACATCGACAACTGGACGGTGCGCTGGGTGGCTATGCATCTCATCGAGGAGCTGGCGCGCCACGCTGGGCATGCCGACATCATTCGCGAAAGCATCGACAACGCAACGATGTACGAGCTGATGGCAGCCAACGAGGGGTGGCCGGAGACCGACTTCATCAAGCGGTGGCGACCTCGGCAGGACGCTGCAACATAG